The following are from one region of the Streptomyces fradiae genome:
- a CDS encoding diaminopimelate decarboxylase, which translates to MTLSVRDRAVRAAVEQGLLSPAEPVTALLDVTGIRASAAALTSAFIAVTSAPVLHAFAVKACPLVPVLRLLYESGLGVEVASPGELALARAAGIPPSRTVLDSPAKTHAELRQALALGIAVNADNLQELARLDALVASAPTASPLGLRVNPQVGAGSIGALSTATATSKFGVALRDEGAREAVVQAYLDRPWLTRLHTHTGSQGIPLALMAEGVAAAYALAEEINAKAGRQQIDTLDIGGGLPVNFASDEETPTYADYARLLAETVPGLLDGRYALVTEFGRSLLAKHGTVLARVEYTKTSGGRPIAVTHAGVQIATRTVYAPESWPLRILAYDAEGRPRTGEPVVQDVAGPACFAGDLLATGRALPLLRPGDVVAVPDTGAYYFAHHYAYNSLPRPAVHGFTPTDDGGTVFVTVRPAQTLDEIVAESGGARSGVLVHEPMRDPVRDPTNEPTRDPMRDRAPDADMEA; encoded by the coding sequence ATGACGCTCTCCGTACGCGACCGGGCCGTCCGCGCCGCCGTCGAGCAAGGCCTCCTCTCCCCCGCCGAGCCCGTCACCGCACTCCTCGACGTGACCGGCATCCGCGCCTCCGCCGCCGCCCTGACCAGCGCATTCATCGCCGTCACCAGCGCTCCCGTGCTGCATGCCTTCGCCGTCAAGGCCTGCCCGCTGGTGCCCGTGCTCCGGCTCCTGTACGAGTCGGGGCTCGGCGTCGAGGTCGCGAGCCCCGGCGAGCTGGCGCTCGCCCGCGCCGCCGGGATCCCGCCCTCCCGCACCGTCCTCGACTCCCCCGCCAAGACCCACGCCGAGCTGCGCCAGGCCCTCGCGCTCGGCATCGCGGTCAACGCCGACAACCTCCAGGAACTGGCCAGGCTGGACGCCCTGGTCGCCTCCGCGCCCACCGCCTCGCCGCTCGGACTGCGGGTGAACCCGCAGGTCGGCGCCGGTTCCATCGGCGCGCTCTCCACCGCGACCGCCACCTCCAAGTTCGGCGTGGCGCTGCGCGACGAGGGCGCCCGCGAGGCCGTCGTGCAGGCCTATCTGGACCGCCCCTGGCTCACCCGCCTTCACACCCACACCGGCTCCCAGGGCATCCCGCTCGCCCTGATGGCCGAAGGCGTCGCCGCCGCGTACGCGCTCGCCGAGGAGATCAACGCCAAGGCCGGCCGGCAGCAGATCGACACCCTCGACATCGGCGGCGGGCTCCCGGTCAACTTCGCCTCCGACGAGGAGACCCCGACCTACGCCGACTACGCCCGGCTGCTCGCCGAGACCGTCCCCGGACTGCTCGACGGGCGCTACGCGCTGGTCACCGAGTTCGGGCGCTCCCTGCTCGCCAAGCACGGCACCGTCCTGGCCCGGGTCGAATACACCAAGACCTCCGGCGGCCGCCCCATCGCCGTCACCCACGCGGGCGTCCAGATCGCCACCCGCACCGTCTACGCGCCCGAGTCCTGGCCACTGCGGATCCTCGCGTACGACGCCGAGGGCCGGCCCCGCACCGGCGAGCCGGTCGTCCAGGACGTGGCCGGGCCCGCCTGCTTCGCCGGGGACCTGCTGGCCACCGGCCGCGCCCTGCCGCTGCTGCGCCCCGGCGACGTGGTGGCGGTGCCGGACACCGGCGCCTACTACTTCGCCCACCACTACGCGTACAACAGCCTGCCCCGGCCCGCCGTGCACGGATTCACCCCGACGGACGACGGCGGGACGGTCTTCGTCACCGTGCGCCCCGCCCAGACCCTCGACGAGATCGTGGCCGAGTCCGGCGGCGCCCGGTCCGGCGTCCTGGTGCACGAACCGATGCGCGATCCGGTGCGCGATCCGACCAACGAACCGACGCGCGATCCGATGCGCGACCGGGCGCCGGATGCTGACATGGAGGCATGA
- a CDS encoding SRPBCC family protein, translating to MTAGTSVVVERRVAASPGRVWESITDLPELPRLLSGVEKVEVLTEGGFAVGTRWRETRRMLGKAATEEMTVTVCEPPERYVTVADSHGMHYVSELTLHPEGPAAAATATVLRMTFTARPSLDRNPGVLTRLLNRFGSRAVARALGKDLDEMARAVESRG from the coding sequence ATGACAGCTGGCACCTCCGTCGTCGTGGAACGCCGTGTCGCCGCCTCGCCCGGCCGCGTCTGGGAGTCGATCACCGACCTCCCCGAGCTGCCGCGGCTGCTCTCCGGCGTCGAGAAGGTCGAGGTGCTCACCGAGGGCGGCTTCGCGGTGGGCACCCGCTGGCGCGAGACCCGGCGGATGCTCGGCAAGGCCGCCACCGAGGAGATGACGGTGACCGTCTGCGAACCGCCCGAGCGGTACGTCACGGTCGCCGACTCCCACGGCATGCACTACGTCTCCGAGCTCACCCTCCACCCCGAGGGCCCCGCGGCGGCGGCCACCGCGACCGTCCTGCGCATGACCTTCACGGCCCGCCCCTCCCTCGACCGCAACCCGGGCGTGCTGACCCGGCTCCTCAACCGGTTCGGCTCACGGGCGGTCGCCCGCGCCCTCGGCAAGGACCTGGACGAGATGGCGCGGGCGGTGGAGAGCCGGGGCTAG
- a CDS encoding MurR/RpiR family transcriptional regulator: MSDSPAGRLQALFEGHRLTPTQRRIAHCMVRRAADVPFLSSVELAELAGVSQPSVTRFAVALGFDGYPALRKHLRDSVPAVAEEHTEHNEYQQAVLGEIENLKHLAALLADPTPVERAGRLLAGSRPLPVLGLRAASSQARGFAYFAGKVHPDVRLLDEGGSMLDDRIDAAVRAGASALLCFALPRHPREVVDALAHARAAGLQVVTVAESAFAPVAAHSDLLIPAAVGTGLAFDTACAPMLLGRVLLEAMADELPDAQARLEEFDTKAAARGLFVD, from the coding sequence ATGAGCGACAGCCCGGCCGGACGGCTGCAGGCGCTCTTCGAGGGGCACCGGCTCACACCGACCCAGCGCCGCATCGCGCACTGCATGGTGCGCCGCGCCGCCGACGTGCCCTTCCTGTCCAGCGTCGAACTGGCCGAGCTCGCCGGCGTGAGCCAGCCCTCCGTGACCCGCTTCGCCGTGGCCCTCGGCTTCGACGGCTACCCGGCGCTGCGCAAGCACCTGCGCGACAGCGTGCCCGCGGTCGCCGAGGAGCACACCGAGCACAACGAGTACCAGCAGGCCGTGCTCGGCGAGATCGAGAACCTCAAGCACCTCGCCGCGCTGCTCGCCGACCCGACCCCGGTCGAGCGGGCCGGGCGGCTGCTCGCCGGCTCGCGCCCGCTGCCCGTGCTCGGGCTGCGCGCCGCCTCCTCGCAGGCCCGCGGCTTCGCGTACTTCGCCGGCAAGGTGCACCCGGACGTCCGGCTGCTCGACGAGGGCGGCTCGATGCTCGACGACCGCATCGACGCGGCCGTACGGGCCGGGGCCTCGGCCCTGCTGTGCTTCGCGCTGCCCCGGCACCCGCGCGAGGTCGTCGACGCCCTCGCCCACGCGCGGGCGGCCGGCCTGCAGGTGGTGACCGTCGCGGAGTCCGCCTTCGCCCCCGTCGCCGCCCACAGCGACCTGCTCATCCCGGCCGCCGTCGGCACCGGCCTCGCCTTCGACACCGCCTGCGCCCCGATGCTGCTCGGCCGGGTGCTCCTGGAGGCGATGGCCGACGAGCTGCCGGACGCCCAGGCCCGCCTGGAGGAGTTCGACACGAAGGCGGCGGCGCGCGGCCTGTTCGTCGACTAG